A stretch of Rhinopithecus roxellana isolate Shanxi Qingling chromosome 12, ASM756505v1, whole genome shotgun sequence DNA encodes these proteins:
- the TAS1R2 gene encoding taste receptor type 1 member 2, which translates to MRPRATTICSLFFLLRVLAEPAKNSDFYLPGDYLLGGLFTLHANMKGIVHLDFLQVPMCKEYETKVMGYNLMQAMRFAVEEINNDSSLLPDVLLGYEMVDVCYISNNVQPVLYFLAQDNNLLPIHEDYSNYMPRVVAVIGPDNSDAVMTVANFLSLFLLPQITYSAISDGLRDKVRFPALLRTTPSADHHIEAMVQLMLHFRWNWIIVLVSSDTYGRDNGQLLGNRLARGDICIAFQETLPTMQPNQNMTSEERQRLVTIVDKLQQSTARVVVVFSPDLTLYNFFNEVLRQNFTGAVWIASESWAIDPVLHNLTELRHIGTFLGITIQSVPIPGFSEFRVRGPQAGPSPLSRTSQRSTCNQECDNCLNGTLSFNTVLRLSGERVVYSVYSAVYAVAHALHSLLGCDHGTCTKREVYPWQLLEKIWKVNFTLLDHQLFFDPQGDMALHLEIVQWQWDLSQNPFQSVASYYPLQRQLKTIQDISWHTINNTVPVSMCSKRCQSGQKKKPVGVHICCFECIDCLPGTFLNQTEDEYECQACPSNEWSHQREASCFKRQLAFLEWHEAPTIVVALLAALGFLSTLAILVIFWRHFQTPMVRSAGGPMCFLMLTLLLVAYVVVPVYVGPPKVSTCLCRQVLFPLCFTICISCITVRSFQIVCVFKMASRFPRAYSYWVRYQGPYVSMAFIMVLKMVTMVIGILATGLNPTTHVDPDDPKIMIVSCNPNYRNSLLFNTSLDLLLSVLGFSFAYVGKELPTNYNEAKFITLSMTFYFTSSVSLCTFMSAYNGVLVTIMDLLVTVLNLLAISLGYFGPKCYMILFYPERNTPAYFNSMIQGYTMRRD; encoded by the exons ATGCGGCCCAGGGCAACGACCATCTGCTCCCTGTTCTTCCTGCTACGGGTCCTGGCTGAGCCGGCTAAAAACTCGGACTTCTACCTGCCTGGGGATTACCTCCTGGGTGGCCTCTTCACCCTCCATGCCAACATGAAGGGCATTGTTCACCTTGACTTCCTGCAGGTGCCCATGTGCAAGGA GTATGAAACGAAGGTGATGGGCTACAACCTCATGCAGGCCATGCGCTTTGCGGTGGAGGAGATCAACAATGACAGCAGCCTGCTGCCTGATGTGCTGCTAGGCTATGAGATGGTGGATGTGTGCTACATCTCCAACAACGTCCAGCCGGTGCTCTACTTCCTGGCACAGGATAACAACCTCCTTCCCATCCATGAGGACTACAGTAACTACATGCCCCGTGTGGTGGCTGTCATTGGCCCTGACAACTCCGACGCTGTCATGACTGTGGCCaacttcctctccctctttcttcttccacaG ATCACCTATAGTGCCATCAGCGATGGGCTGCGAGACAAGGTGCGCTTCCCGGCCTTGCTGCGCACCACACCCAGCGCCGACCACCACATCGAGGCCATGGTGCAGCTGATGCTGCACTTCCGCTGGAACTGGATCATCGTGCTGGTGAGCAGCGACACCTATGGCCGTGACAATGGCCAGCTGCTTGGCAATCGCCTGGCCCGGGGTGACATCTGCATCGCCTTCCAGGAGACACTGCCCACAATGCAGCCCAACCAGAACATGACGTCAGAGGAGCGCCAGCGCCTGGTGACCATCGTGGACAAGCTGCAGCAGAGCACGGCACGCGTCGTGGTCGTGTTCTCACCCGACCTGACCCTGTACAACTTCTTCAATGAGGTGCTGCGCCAGAACTTCACGGGTGCCGTGTGGATCGCCTCTGAGTCCTGGGCCATCGACCCGGTCCTGCACAACCTCACAGAGCTGCGCCACATAGGCACCTTCCTGGGCATCACCATCCAGAGCGTGCCCATCCCGGGCTTCAGTGAGTTCCGTGTGCGAGGCCCACAGGCTGGGCCGTCACCCCTCAGCAGGACCAGCCAGAGGTCTACCTGCAACCAAGAGTGTGACAACTGCCTGAATGGCACCTTGTCCTTCAACACTGTTCTCAGGCTCTCTGGGGAGCGTGTCGTCTACAGCGTGTACTCTGCGGTCTATGCCGTGGCCCACGCCCTGCACAGCCTCCTCGGCTGTGACCATGGCACCTGTACCAAGAGGGAGGTCTACCCCTGGCAG CTGCTTGAGAAGATCTGGAAGGTCAACTTCACTCTCCTGGACCACCAACTCTTCTTCGACCCGCAAGGGGACATGGCTCTGCACTTGGAGATTGTCCAGTGGCAATGGGACCTGAGCCAGAATCCCTTCCAGAGCGTTGCCTCCTACTACCCCCTGCAGCGACAGCTGAAGACAATCCAAGACATCTCCTGGCACACCATCAACAACACG gtccctgtgtccatgtgttccaaGAGGTGCCAGTCGGGGCAAAAGAAGAAGCCCGTGGGCGTCCATATCTGCTGCTTCGAGTGCATTGACTGCCTTCCCGGCACCTTCCTCAACCAGACTGAAG ATGAATACGAATGCCAGGCCTGCCCGAGTAACGAGTGGTCCCACCAGAGAGAGGCCTCCTGCTTCAAGCGGCAGCTGGCCTTCCTGGAATGGCATGAGGCACCCACCATCGTTGTGGCCCTGCTGGCTGCCCTGGGCTTCCTCAGCACCCTGGCCATCCTGGTGATATTCTGGAGGCACTTCCAGACGCCCATGGTTCGCTCAGCTGGGGGCCCCATGTGCTTCCTGATGCTGACGCTGCTGTTGGTGGCATACGTGGTGGTCCCGGTGTACGTGGGGCCGCCCAAGGTCTCCACCTGCCTCTGCCGCCAGGTCCTCTTTCCCCTCTGCTTCACCATCTGCATCTCTTGCATCACCGTGCGCTCTTTCCAGATCGTCTGTGTCTTCAAGATGGCCAGCCGCTTCCCGCGCGCCTACAGCTACTGGGTCCGCTACCAGGGGCCCTACGTCTCTATGGCGTTTATCATGGTACTCAAAATGGTCACTATGGTGATTGGCATACTGGCCACAGGCCTCAATCCCACCACCCATGTTGACCCCGATGACCCCAAGATCATGATCGTCTCCTGCAACCCCAACTACCGCAACAGCCTGCtcttcaacaccagcctggaccTGCTGCTCTCAGTGCTGGGTTTCAGCTTCGCCTACGTGGGCAAGGAACTGCCCACCAACTACAACGAGGCCAAGTTCATCACCCTCAGCATGACCTTCTATTTCACCTCATCCGTCTCCCTCTGCACCTTCATGTCTGCCTACAACGGGGTGCTGGTCACCATCATGGACCTCTTGGTCACTGTGCTCAACCTCCTGGCCATCAGCCTGGGCTACTTCGGCCCCAAGTGCTACATGATCCTCTTCTACCCGGAGCGCAACACGCCCGCCTACTTCAACAGCATGATCCAGGGCTACACCATGAGGAGGGACTAG